The following DNA comes from Gadus macrocephalus chromosome 5, ASM3116895v1.
CTCGGCGCAGTAACCCGTCTAATTTGTGCCATCCACTTACCCTTTCTTACACTGACCTTGAGGTGATGGGAGGACTCTGGAactagggctgcacgattattgccaaaatgattatcacgatttttttgatcaatattgatatcacgattatttaccacgattattcattgaaaaaaaaaagaatttctaCCACCCCCTAGTGTTAGGAGCCAGACACTGTGCTCAGCGGCAAATTGCcgcgaggccacgcccccccccacaccttttCAGGCCTCGTGCCGCTGTATGCAGGATGGCTCAGTTTGCTTTGCAGCGGAGGTAGAGGTATACTGCATGGGCGGGGCtcgtttcttttgtttttcttttttttgcggatgcattattaaaaaaataatcgcGAGAACACTACGTGTCATCGTGAGACGCCAATATCGTCATTGCGATAGAAATTCGGCATATTGTGCAGCCCTATCTGGAACTGCCAATCGGCAGTCAAGAAGGCAGACTCGATTTCAGCCTACGGGTCcctcatgacccttcacttcctggccctgacagagactctgctctttcctggttcacatcctacctgacgaatcGCACCTATCAAgtaacatggaatggctccttgtccaaaccttgcacgcttgaaactggtgtccctcagcCCTCAGGGCTCTGttctggggcctcttctgttctccctctataccagatctctgggctctgtaattacatcacacggcttttcctatcactggtatgctgacgacactcagctttttctccctttccctcATCTGATAatgccctgattgcaacacgcatatcggaatgtctggcggacgtcagcacctgtacaactgcccatcacctgaggcttaacctcaacaaaaccgagctcctcctaatcccagggaaagatagcccacacatggacttactggtcactgttgagaacatcactgtatctccttctcctactgccagaaaccttggtgtggtattggacaatcagttatgctgcaccgcaaacatcactgcggtggcccgatactgcagatttgcactttacaacatccgcagaatccggcccttcctcacaagggaagcagctcagcttctagtccaatcactggtcatctcccgcctcgactactgcaactcactcctggctggacttcctgcctctgcgattaaacccttgcagcgcatccagattGCGGCAgcacgcctcgtgttcaacctaccgatgttctcccatgtgactcccctcttccgggacctccactggctccccgtagtagctcgcatcaaatttaaaacgatggtactggcatacaaggcagtcgatggaactgcccctgcctacctccaagcattgatAAAGCcgcacaccccagctcgatccctccgctcaactacctcagcttgacgtctggtaccgccatcgctaagagctagcaaaggtcgatcagcaaaATCACAACtcttctcggttttgggaccttagtggtggaacgagctccctgccattctcaggaccgcagagttgctcactatcttccgaaaaaggctcaagactcacctgagtccacctcgactctgcatagccaccctcccccttctggccaccattgtacattgtattgtattgtattatagtacttaactgtgtagcaatgtTGTGTAgcaacattgtattgtattgtgttgtattgtattatagtacttaactgtgtggcaactgcagtagctgccatcattgctgtaacacagggaattggttagcctagcgattgttgtacttgcacttggttggttctatgaacatccttactgtaccgccAGCGATATAtcgttgcacttcttatgacaaatgtacttattgtaagtcgctttggataaaagcgcctgctaaatgccctaaatgtaaatgtatgcaaattagccatgtgcgcctaacTCAAGaaagtcatactaaaaacggatagcaagcgaaagccgaaccagactgtatcaatcacatactttgggtccattctaacttatggtaagaggctagtctttaaatctttgcagtgactgaatgttgataagaaacggattgttttgcataagagTGTATGCGAGTGTATGCGACTGCGTGTGTCCTTTTCGGCTTCAGCGTACTGCATGGTTAGGAAGGcgttgtggttagttgtggtcttagtgaagcagcctggccttggagttggataagttggagtgattgtgtatgGGCGTGCGAGGGTGAGAGCAGacccgccgtggtgatgtttggcttgttgtgggctgtctgtcagtATCCGCAGGGTTGGacggtgtgctttgtgtatgtgttcaatgtacatctgtctggtcgtatttgcggtagattgatggttaaataatgtcacaccacgatcggttatacttgcaggcactcatttgcaagtCCGCCGATTGCTGTCTGATAGGCTAAgttagcccatagctagcattatgccttctatttctagatcttctgactaagtttaccggtacttacgacataatcgctgtcactagatataaagaaaacgttgactttcactcgGTGCTATTCACTGTAAAAATAAAGTgtcgttattgtatgcactgctgttcattgactagctccagcgctcgttgctgcgttgctaaatgatagcaactctccactcattctcctctgaccatgcatttaattggctttgaccgccatcagttctcggcaattcctcattcgccctctcgTCTGACAGGTTCGAAATTATAGCTTTGgccatcattttatttgtggttcttgccacctcttagacgccatagttctaggctgaggctaccttcaacgactccccaacgtgacgtcatttCCGTATGACGTTAGAAAAGACCCGTTAGTGCCCAAAACTGGACTTTAAACACTATTGGAGACTTTTTATAAATGATACTTATTTTTAGTGCTtcatgtacccattaatcaaaacttccggttaacctgcacgtagGCCTTTAAGCCGGTCCTTGGAAGTCGGTGCTCCGAGGGCATTTTTACTTGGTATGCCAACTTCTTATTGTATTTCATAATCCATTGGACTGTCAAATGGGcattattaaaggcacccagtgcaactttcgaggcttaaaaataaacattcaatttctagtcttttttacacgtagtaagtttcaataactccataccattacataccgacatttaagcagcaaagatgagacgtcgttgtgtggtgagaactgatacaaaatcgataacaatgccgccattttctttattttttgtaacctacaataaataaagcaggcttccagtcaatggaaaaatggcttctccccaccggcgattgttgttgtttacgattttctatcagttctcaccacacaacgtctcatctttgctccttgaatgtcgatatgtaatggtatggagttattgaaacttacgtgtaaaaaaaagactagaaattgaatgtttacataaagttgcactgggtgcctttaacctcCCTTGAGAAAGGTTAAGATCCCATTTTAAACAAGCTCCAGAGCCACATGCATAGAGTTCAGCCACTTCGTAAAACACTTCATGATAGCATTTGTGTCCCAAGTAGAAAACTGCTCCATATACACCAGTGTTGAGCTAATCATTTATTTGAATGcaaagaacacaaacaaaccatccataaacaaataatccaatAGTGCATGAAATGTTTCCTTAATCTCTGGTGTTGACCCATACCCAAATGTGCAAAGAAACGTTTTGAGGTAGAAATACAGTTGCATGAAGTTCCATTTCCGGCCACATAAATTGCAGACCAGGCCATTATATTTGTAGCACCAACAGAAGGTGGTCTTCTTATTGAATCCAATCTGCTTCAAGGCAAGCGACTGTAGGTGATATGCAGGTGCTGCGTCATTGGCTGCTTGTCCGTTGACATGGAAAGCGTTTGCTCCAGCTTCCCGTCTGGTTGGAGCTGGAACACTCTGGAAAcctgagaaaaaaaataaaggatacacattttaaaaaaatgtatgccgACCAGCCCGTCACAAAATAACAACGTACAGTCAATTAATCAAAGCATTttcgctataccaagggaaaggTGAGCAGCTAGATGGTTCAGCAATATAATTAATGCAACCCTAATGGCAAGATAAAAATCAAACTTTATGTAGTGAATTTTGTGAAAAATTGCAATACAAGGTGCTTAATACATTGAACATTAAGAAAAAAGAATGATGGCTCGTTAGAGATAGTCCACACTGCAGCCATACCTCCTTGACGTGGGGCTCCTTGGCAAAAGATGGCCTGGCCAGAGCTTTGCTGTGTAGGCTCAGCTGCTTTCCCACCAGCTCGCcctcctcaacctccaccaGTCCTGCACACAGTCCAGAGTCTCAGCTGAATCATGTACAAAATAGATACAGGGGTGAAAGAAGAAAATCCTGAGCCTGAACTTTTTTCCCTGGGAGGTTAGCGGGCCCCTATAGGCAGATATATGCCCTGATCAACATAATAGTCAAGCGGGATCCAGGGGTATGCTCCCCTGGGAGAACATTTGATAAATAGACCCTTAAGTGATAGATCATTTTGTGGAAATAAATGGACAACATTTAAGACATGAAATTAACAAACCCAATATAAGCCTATAATACAGTAGCATCTTTGTATAGGGCACCAGAGCTCTTAGGATCCTTGGCCTAGTAGGCCTGTTCAGTAAACAATCCCCGCTTTTAACTAATCGCATACTGGCGTACTTATTGTTTGTACTGTATACCGATACTAGAAAGTATCACGATACCCTCACGCAAAAAAACGATTCGCAGATTTTTTTAGTATCGATATTTATTAAAAtaacgtccgtgtctgtgcagcGAGCCGCTCCAACTCTCAGCCATACTCCTTGCACGCAGAGGCTAGTCAGTGGGTGTGCTCCACAGCTCGCActcagccgcagcagcagcagccagttcACTGAGCGAATGATAGTGAGGCAATGAGATCACGCCAGGTTCGGAAGCGCTTGCCGACAGtcctccgcgtttacatggacatttctgatccgatttctaatcggaatagatctattcctatcatacAATCCGAgcatactgtaggcctatatatggcatttacaaaagtggtaagcgttCGTTCGTATGTCCCTCACGCACAACCGTTATGTTGGTCAGGACTTGTATGATATATGTAATGGAtaatgttgtaggcctacagaacgccggtcattatcgggaaaataagcccccgaaatatgtacactttatgttgaaagtatagaccatcGCGAaccccattgaaacgaatggcgcggtgattcggtcttcaaaaggagagctggtaaattgtgaaaaatgaattgaactgccTGCCCCTCAGGCGGttccagggaaacaaagttatggcttgtgaaaaactttatatttgaagGGAATCTTGACCCTCGAAAAACGAATATTCTGACCCGTCCCAAAACACAAATTCCCCCGTCGATTGAGTGCTAGAgtgaatgggagagagagtatAGGGAAAGCGCCTCTCAAGCCgagttcacaccaaaagcgacgGGGCGACTTCATACAAAGTCAACGTATAGATGCGTTCCAGACGACAGGCGTCTAtacgttgactttgtatggagtcGCGTCATCCGTCGCTTTTTGTGTGAGCGCGCTTTCAAATCTAGGTTAGTGTCAGATCACGCAAACctgatttttttctttgcagACATGTCGTTACGGCGGGGGACTTGAAAGCTATCAGGCATGTAGATACAGTCACCAAGTGGGCCGTCACATCTTATATCAGAGACTTTTGATTAAAGGGGGTGATATTCTGCCAcctggtgtgagtgtgaatggcCCTTACGAGCTGCTTGAAAATCTGCCCTTTCCTGTGCTTTAGTGACATCCCGAGttggagtgtccacctagattagtgctggatagatcagtcccgCCAGCCTACCATGtagactgtagcaaatgttgcctaaccatcatacatctaggcagacacgcccacttgtgatgccaCTAAAAcccaggaaaaggcagattttcaagcAGCTTTTAATGGCTAATCACCCTCACACCTTTAAGCCCAAACTACAGACAAAGGAAAGTCAGATGCATGCATCTTTTCAAAAGAGAGGCTACACATATTTGGGTTAAACTCAGAACCCGTTGGATGGGTGTCAAGCTCCCTCCATGTGATGTTGACGTGTTCTGCTCTATTGCATGTCAGCCTATTATTCTGAATCAGGAACGTTGTGAAGTACCAGAGTTCTGTGCGATGATGAACGCCACTCGGTTGGTGCCGGTCTGCATTCGGATGAAGCCACACTCCCTGTGAAGTATCTTCTTCGTCTCCGCATCGGAGGCATTGAACCTGCGAAACACAGGCGCCACAGAATCCTCGACCAACATCTATAAACACCCACCACTCCCCTGCCACAGGGTGACACTACAATGGAGTAATTtgtgccttcacaagtccagagATGGAACGAAGGATCATTCAATTGAAAAAGGGTCATCATAGGACAACCGCAGGCGTTTCTCATTGCATTAATTATCGGTCTGCCATTTTGATCTACCAGGGCCAATCATAGCTAGACCTTGTGTGAAGAGATCAAACATTGACCACGTGACTTGGTACATAAAAGTTACAGTGACATAATTAGTGTCATGTTGAACAGCCGTGCAGGTCCTAAATTGACACCTATGAAAATGCAGTACTGCATTGTTTTTGAATGCCCACAAAACGCACGCACATAAAGCTGATGATGGGCTCTCCCATTTGGGCAAAGTGAAGGTCCTCCGTGTAGCGGAATTCTTTCAGGCTGGGGAAGGACCCCTCTCCGGGCTCGACTGATTCCCAGTTACCCAGGAGCCAATCCAGAGGAGAGATGGCTTCGTTTAATTTAGCTGATGTtggaaaacacaaaacagaattATAACACGCACACCGCGAGGTAAAGGTTGACCAAATGTACGCTTGCTAAATGTCCACAAGGGGGCAGTATTTGAAGCTGAGGACAAAAGCAGGCAGCACCTGGGTGCTGCCAACATTGTTGAACGCATGGATTTAAATGAGACCCTTACGTAGACATATGGtttctaaaatatatatatatacacacacacacacacacaccacatcacTCCTGGTAAAGATTTACAGAATGGCCCCAGTAAAGACAAACGAATTGACTGTATAAGAAGGCAGCCAATAGCATTTTAGTCAGTATTTATCTCATACGACAACCTTTCAAATAATTCGGGTGTTGCAGGCAGCGCAAATAAAACGGTCCATGGTGTACGGCGTCGAACACCTACTTTCTGTGCATAAAGGACCTACTTTCTGCGCATAAGAAATAAAGGTCTTGCTGTTGAATTGTAGCTTATAACTGGGCTTCTTACCGGACTGGTAGAACGGGCACGCCAATGACGCCATCGATAAGGTGGACCTGTCGGGAGCACTGATGCAGATTcagaatataaatgaaaatcaAATACTTCCGTGTTTGAGACTGGAGTGaaatcgaaaaatatgaatgggtttcaatggagagaaagtaattatcttctggtcccaatCTTTTTATTCCTTGGataacacatatgttgtttgtggattttattgataatttttcatgcaaagaaaacttaaaaaaTGCGCAAAGAAGTTGgatgttagttttttttttaggccgctttgtgaactacagccatGACTTCGCTGCTGTtgacgcgaatgatatacgtcatcgcccgcacttggaactccggtacagacatggcgatctctctgctccacttcacaaagaggtgaaaaccattataaattggggcatgtggagagtttcagttatgctgATGGGGAGATTgcatggggagattgtcggtcttgtccaagCAGGTTGCGTGACGTCAAATACGAGACGTGCAGTCTtactcgttgtgttttctctacagcctttaactgaacaattgcacaaaaaactgtcaaactcttgacatgaaaaaatatcgtttaaatccaaaaacaacatatgtgtaatccggggcatataaagactgggaccagaagataattactttctctccattgaaacccgtTCATACTTTTCGATCtcaggtcccatgggctctaccggaaagggtgtgacttcgccactctagcgattttataatgatagatcgccggttctgaatgggtgaagtatccctttaaggataacatcacggccaaaagctgtgtgcgcttccggatgatattatgaatcttcaTGCTGCAAAGAAAGAAACGTCTCTGGACCACTGCGTCACTTCCGCTTTTTAAAAATGGCGTACAAAAACACTCCGAGTAGGATGCTGCAGGTCTGCAGTTTCTGCAGGAATTACTGAATATTTGCTTATAAACGGACGGCTGATTGTTCCGAGAGTGTGTGGTTGAAGACGCACAGAGGTACGGAGCTtcgattgtgtttttgttccagCGATGGGTCGCTTTGAGCCCATACTGCTCTGCTCAAATTACATAATGCATTAGTATAATAGTTGCGTTATTTGTTACATGGCTGATCACCACAACTTTATCTTCTAGGATAACATGTGTTTTCACTTAACGAGTTATAGCCTAAGAGAATACCTTAACGTTGTTATTGCGCTTGCAATTGTTGAATGTAATATTAACTGTCATCCAGCACTGACCAAAGTGGACAACTAAAAAAGACGGCGTCAGCACAGCATAGTCCCCATTCTGGACATTTATATTTTGCTCTATTGCTGTAACCCACATAAGACTGAAACCTTAAAAAACATCCATACACCATATTCACGAACTTTTTACAACCTGTACGATTTAACTGAATATACTAAATGTGTACTAGCTGACATTCATGTTGTTCTCATATTATCTTGTAGTATTTCAGAATGAGCAGCAGGAGAAAACGCGCTCCCCCGGTCAGGGTGGACGACGAGGCCAAGAAGAAGCTAAACTGGAACATGCTTGAGGATCGCCAGAGGGAAGGTGAAGTCCTCCAGACGGACGACCCGATGCCAAGCTGCTCAGCAACACCCGCACCCCCAGTGTGTGCTCTCCTTACCCCCGGCGGATCCGCCCCAGaacgaggggagggagaggaggagctccATGGGACGTCCTCGGACACAACGGTCGCTTTATTGTCggcctctctgtcgctctcggTGCTTCCTACTTCGACGCTGGCTCCCGCCTGGAAGTCGCTGATAGGCGAGTTCAGCCTCAAACCTGCTAGGGTCCTTGATCCTGACCGGCAGCACGGAGCGTTTACCCTGCGCAGGAATGGACAGCGGGTGTTTCTCCGTTACTCGAGCCACGAGGAGAGCTCTGGGGAGCCGGGGAAAAccccagaggaggagcaggagggggagattGTGTGTACCCAAGAGCACAGCCATGGTAGTGTCCAGCTGGAGGACATCGAGTGGCTGCAGAAGAGAGGGGTGGTACAGCTCTGTCACCAAACCAAAGGAGAGGCCATCCAGGTACATTCACCTCAGAATACAAACCGCTACAATGGTTGTCAATGAGCAGGACTCTAGGTCACACACTGGATACATAAATATGTATTGATGATGTTAAAGAAAATAACGATATAATGtcataaaataattaaacatatataataattaaataaatagaatagaaGCATCATCTTCGATTTAACTGTTGTATGCTGATAATGACACGTCTGGCCAGAGAAGAATGTTTACACATCCCTTGGACACAGTCAGTAAAGTCTTTACAGGTGTCCAGAAGATGGTTGGGTGTCTACTATCAACCAAGTTGTCtgtttatatttttgttgtGTGTAAAGTATTTCTATCTTTGCCACTTGACCAACTGTTTCACACTGTAGGTGGGGATATACCTGCTGGAGGCGGGGATAAGCAAGCCAGAGTTCCTGGGCGAGGGGAATTCTAGGCTAAAGAAGGCTAACCAGCTAATGCAAAAGCTAATGGAGTATTTCTATGACTTCATTATACCAGGTAAGAAAACAAATACCCGACAAATTACTCCCCCATTTCCACCATTCCTGCACAATCCTTGCCAATAAGCAGGCCAGTGTTTGGCTTACACTCAAGGGCATGCAGTTGCTTGAGGTCAACAACACCCCCActcttaactctctctctttctccctttttctcctttctctctttccccctccctctccttctctccttctctcctttctctctttctttaattctctctctctt
Coding sequences within:
- the LOC132457186 gene encoding peroxynitrite isomerase THAP4-like isoform X1, producing MASLACPFYQSAKLNEAISPLDWLLGNWESVEPGEGSFPSLKEFRYTEDLHFAQMGEPIISFMFNASDAETKKILHRECGFIRMQTGTNRVAFIIAQNSGTSQRS
- the LOC132457186 gene encoding peroxynitrite isomerase THAP4-like isoform X2, with translation MASLACPFYQSGLVEVEEGELVGKQLSLHSKALARPSFAKEPHVKEVSRVFQLQPDGKLEQTLSMSTDKQPMTQHLHITYSRLP